A single genomic interval of Drosophila virilis strain 15010-1051.87 chromosome 2, Dvir_AGI_RSII-ME, whole genome shotgun sequence harbors:
- the MED6 gene encoding mediator of RNA polymerase II transcription subunit 6, with the protein MANRQITQAPENHLRLSWHDTQMMATLSPQTVMDYFCRKSNPFYDHMCNNETIRMQRLGVEHLHNMLGMEYILLHVAEPILYVIRKQHRHNPSEATPIADYYIIGGTVYKAPDLANVINARILNTVVNLQSAFEEASSYARYHPNKGYTWDFSSNKVLSDKTKSDKKDSNAAKDDNSGTLFQKQRVDMLLAELLRKFPPPIPPMLQNFQQPLQAGQLPAATGTDGNTGSNPTDIHGTGPLDIATESIDMKPPPEKKTK; encoded by the exons ATGGCGAACCGACAAATAACGCAAGCACCAGAAAATCATCTACGTTTATCTTGGCACGATACTCAGATGATGGCCACATTGAGCCCACAGACCGTTATGGACTACTTTTGCCGCAAGAGCAATCCGTTCTATGATCACATGTGTAACAATGAAACCATACGCATGCAGCGTCTGGGAGTTGAACATTTGCA TAATATGCTGGGCATGGAGTACATTCTACTGCACGTTGCCGAACCAATTCTCTATGTCATACGCAAACAGCATCGGCACAACCCCTCGGAGGCGACACCAATTGCCGATTACTATATAATTGGAGGCACTGTCTACAAGGCGCCTGATCTGGCAAACGTGATAAATGCGCGTATT CTCAACACAGTCGTTAATCTGCAGTCGGCGTTCGAGGAAGCCAGCAGCTATGCCCGCTATCATCCCAACAAAGGATACACCTGGGACTTTTCGTCTAACAAAGTTT TATCTGACAAAACCAAGTCTGACAAGAAGGATTCAAATGCTGCCAAGGATGACAATAGTGGCACGTTATTTCAAAAGCAACGTGTTGACATGTTGCTGGCCGAGCTACTACGTAAATTTCCACCGCCTATACCTCCAATGCTACAGAATTTTCAGCAGCCACTCCAAGCTGGGCAACTGCCAGCTGCCACGGGCACAGATGGTAATACGGGCTCGAACCCAACGGATATTCATGGCACTGGGCCATTAGATATAGCAACGGAAAGCATAGATAT